One Devosia lacusdianchii genomic window carries:
- a CDS encoding PAS and helix-turn-helix domain-containing protein, giving the protein MSASLSEGQRSPPHRFTLDEIPVPMVFATHRIIRECNAEFAALFGFVPDDLTDQSFSRLYPEIADFVRTGQMWRSHLPGGQVYYDERIMVGAGGQRFWCRVNGRTRDNADPFAEAIYCFEPMNRPVTEAAMTGRQRQILTLVAQGKTNAVIAEEIGLSKRTVEAHRLRLMRLVRVRNTAELVAWFLASSPAPL; this is encoded by the coding sequence ATGTCCGCATCTCTTTCCGAGGGCCAGAGAAGCCCGCCACACCGCTTCACACTGGACGAAATTCCGGTGCCGATGGTGTTCGCGACCCATCGCATCATCCGCGAATGCAATGCTGAATTCGCGGCGCTTTTCGGCTTCGTGCCCGATGACCTGACCGACCAGAGCTTTTCGCGGCTCTACCCTGAGATCGCCGATTTCGTGCGTACGGGGCAGATGTGGCGCAGTCATTTGCCCGGTGGGCAGGTCTATTACGACGAGCGCATCATGGTGGGCGCGGGCGGCCAGCGGTTCTGGTGCCGGGTCAATGGCCGTACGCGCGATAATGCGGATCCGTTCGCCGAGGCGATCTACTGTTTCGAGCCGATGAACCGGCCGGTGACCGAGGCGGCGATGACGGGGCGGCAACGGCAAATTCTGACGCTGGTGGCGCAGGGCAAGACTAATGCGGTCATCGCCGAAGAAATCGGCCTGAGTAAACGTACGGTGGAAGCCCACCGGCTGCGCCTCATGCGGCTGGTTCGGGTGCGCAATACGGCCGAGCTGGTCGCCTGGTTCCTCGCCTCGTCACCGGCACCGCTATAG
- the kdpF gene encoding K(+)-transporting ATPase subunit F yields MLVDYILGGGVTLLLLAYLIYALIRPERF; encoded by the coding sequence ATGCTTGTCGATTACATTCTCGGCGGCGGCGTAACACTGCTGCTGCTCGCGTACCTAATCTACGCCCTTATTCGCCCAGAGCGCTTCTGA
- a CDS encoding 3-oxoacid CoA-transferase subunit B — translation MAWTREQMAERAARELQDGFYVNLGIGIPTLVANYIPAGIDVRLQSENGMLGMGPFPYAGEEDADLINAGKQTITELPLTSFFSSADSFGMIRGGHIDLSILGAMQVAENGDLANWMIPGKMVKGMGGAMDLVAGVQRVVVVMEHEAKGESKLLKACTLPLTGQRVADLVITDLGVFTLARRGDPDMVLIELADGISLDEITAKTEAHFRVGLQ, via the coding sequence ATGGCCTGGACCCGCGAACAGATGGCCGAACGCGCCGCCCGCGAATTGCAGGACGGTTTCTACGTCAACCTCGGTATCGGCATCCCGACCCTCGTCGCCAACTACATTCCTGCTGGCATCGACGTGCGCCTGCAGAGCGAGAACGGCATGCTCGGCATGGGCCCGTTCCCTTATGCTGGCGAGGAAGACGCCGACCTGATCAATGCCGGCAAGCAGACCATCACCGAACTGCCGCTGACCAGCTTCTTTTCCAGCGCCGATAGCTTCGGCATGATCCGGGGGGGGCACATCGACCTCTCGATCCTGGGCGCCATGCAGGTGGCCGAGAATGGCGACCTCGCCAACTGGATGATCCCCGGCAAGATGGTCAAGGGCATGGGCGGCGCCATGGACCTCGTGGCCGGCGTCCAGCGCGTCGTCGTCGTCATGGAGCACGAAGCCAAGGGCGAGTCAAAACTGCTCAAGGCTTGCACCCTGCCCCTGACTGGCCAGCGCGTCGCCGACCTCGTCATCACCGACCTGGGCGTCTTCACGCTGGCCCGGCGCGGCGACCCCGACATGGTGCTGATCGAATTGGCCGACGGCATCAGCCTCGATGAGATCACCGCCAAGACTGAAGCACACTTCCGCGTCGGCCTGCAGTAG
- a CDS encoding sigma-54 interaction domain-containing protein produces the protein MAHTPTTERWPAANSLASIEEAVGAFSLLRDFFEGAIIVDAQTRITWMDARYRELLKLPPDFDPIGLEVETVLPHSLLRRVVETGRPILLDIMNFDDRQFVVCRIPLKDAAGVVEGAIGFVFYDNVDYLEPILDKFETLQKQLTRAQAALTRERQTKYSLSSFVGQSEAVKDLKAMVRRFALRDGAALILGETGTGKELLAHAIHQQSDRADGPFVAVNMAAVPEALLEAEFFGVAPGAYTGADKKARQGKFELAHGGTLFLDEIGDMPLAIQAKFLRVLQEGEIEALGSNSVKKIDVRIIAATSQDLEAKIADKSFRADLYYRVAVLTVHVPPLRDRREDMALLCETLLEQTSRAGDQRGWIITSDAVALLQAHAWPGNVRELRNVLERAAALAPTETLDAAVIRKALPPGAIKSAATHQGLANAVADTERQAILDALRSTGGQKSAAALRLGVSRSQFYEKLKRHNISA, from the coding sequence ATGGCGCACACACCGACAACCGAACGCTGGCCGGCTGCCAATAGCCTCGCCAGCATCGAAGAAGCCGTCGGCGCCTTCAGCCTGCTGCGCGATTTCTTCGAGGGCGCCATCATCGTCGATGCGCAGACCCGCATCACCTGGATGGACGCACGTTATCGCGAACTGCTAAAGCTGCCGCCCGATTTCGACCCGATCGGCCTGGAGGTCGAGACCGTGCTGCCGCACTCGCTGCTGCGTCGCGTGGTCGAGACTGGGCGGCCAATCCTTCTCGACATCATGAATTTCGACGACCGCCAATTCGTCGTCTGCCGCATCCCGCTCAAGGACGCGGCGGGCGTAGTCGAGGGCGCGATCGGCTTCGTCTTCTACGACAATGTCGATTATCTCGAACCGATCCTCGACAAGTTCGAAACGCTGCAAAAGCAATTGACGCGCGCCCAGGCGGCGCTGACGCGCGAGCGCCAGACCAAGTATTCCCTATCGAGCTTTGTCGGCCAGAGCGAGGCGGTCAAGGACCTCAAGGCGATGGTGCGCCGCTTTGCCTTGCGTGATGGCGCGGCCCTCATTCTGGGCGAAACCGGCACCGGCAAGGAACTGCTGGCTCACGCCATCCATCAGCAATCGGACCGGGCCGACGGCCCCTTCGTCGCCGTCAACATGGCCGCCGTACCCGAGGCGCTGCTCGAAGCCGAGTTTTTCGGCGTAGCGCCCGGCGCCTATACCGGCGCCGACAAGAAGGCGCGACAGGGCAAGTTCGAACTGGCCCATGGCGGCACGCTGTTCCTCGACGAAATCGGCGACATGCCGCTGGCCATCCAGGCCAAGTTCCTGCGCGTCTTGCAGGAGGGCGAGATCGAGGCACTGGGCTCCAACTCCGTCAAGAAGATCGACGTGCGCATCATCGCCGCAACCTCGCAGGACCTTGAAGCCAAGATCGCCGACAAGAGCTTCCGCGCCGATCTCTACTATCGCGTCGCCGTGCTGACGGTTCATGTGCCGCCGCTGCGCGACCGCCGCGAGGACATGGCGCTGCTCTGCGAAACGCTGCTCGAACAGACCAGCCGCGCCGGCGACCAGCGCGGGTGGATTATCACATCAGACGCCGTCGCCCTGTTGCAGGCGCACGCCTGGCCGGGCAATGTACGCGAGTTGCGCAACGTGCTCGAGCGCGCCGCCGCCTTGGCACCCACCGAAACGCTCGACGCCGCGGTCATCCGCAAAGCCCTACCACCTGGCGCTATCAAGTCCGCCGCCACGCATCAGGGACTGGCCAATGCCGTGGCCGACACCGAGCGGCAAGCCATCCTCGACGCGTTGCGGTCCACCGGCGGACAAAAATCGGCCGCGGCTCTACGGCTGGGCGTCTCCCGCTCGCAGTTCTACGAAAAGCTCAAGCGTCACAATATCAGCGCCTGA
- a CDS encoding CoA transferase subunit A: MQKVYADASAAMAGLLKDGMVIMSGGFGLCGIPEALIAAVKASGAKDLTVISNNAGVDGIGLGTLLETRQIRKMISSYVGENKLFAQQFLSGELELEFTPQGTLAERIRAGGAGIPAFFTKTGVGTIIADGKEVRSFDGEDYVMERGLVADVSIVHAWKGDTEGNLVYRKTARNFNPMMATAGKVTIAEVEHLVEVGEIEPDQIHTPGIFVSRLVHVPNPVKHIEQRTVRQRATAEAN, encoded by the coding sequence TTGCAAAAGGTCTATGCGGACGCAAGCGCGGCCATGGCCGGATTGCTGAAAGATGGCATGGTCATAATGTCGGGCGGCTTCGGCCTCTGCGGCATCCCCGAGGCATTGATCGCCGCGGTCAAAGCGTCGGGTGCCAAGGATCTGACCGTCATTTCCAACAATGCCGGCGTCGATGGCATTGGCCTCGGCACGCTGCTGGAAACGCGCCAGATCCGGAAAATGATCTCGTCCTATGTCGGCGAGAACAAACTCTTTGCCCAGCAATTTCTCTCGGGCGAACTCGAGCTTGAATTCACCCCGCAAGGCACGCTCGCCGAGCGCATCCGGGCCGGCGGCGCCGGCATACCCGCTTTCTTCACCAAGACGGGTGTCGGCACCATCATCGCCGACGGCAAGGAGGTTCGCAGCTTTGACGGCGAGGATTATGTTATGGAGCGGGGCCTGGTGGCTGATGTGTCGATCGTCCACGCCTGGAAGGGCGATACCGAGGGCAATCTCGTTTACCGCAAGACCGCGCGAAACTTCAATCCAATGATGGCCACCGCCGGCAAGGTGACGATCGCCGAGGTCGAACACCTCGTCGAGGTGGGCGAGATCGAGCCCGATCAGATTCACACTCCAGGCATCTTCGTGTCCCGGCTGGTACATGTGCCCAATCCGGTCAAGCATATCGAGCAGCGCACCGTCCGGCAGCGCGCCACGGCGGAGGCAAACTGA
- a CDS encoding 2-keto-4-pentenoate hydratase: MHAVSLDNLAIALAKNRASGTVSGLAFAGIVSKLEAAEVQLAALDAYNGDRKGYALAGTNAACQRILGLHEPVIGPIAARDIFDGHSHIHLPQGVIGAQCELTFTIGNSFPLKGDEISRPAIAETIVACRPTIGLVGRRAFGAPHNDVIAIADFGLHVATICGPAMRVDWDGLDRVEMTARINGETVVTARGSAVLGHPLEAVALLARELALQGKQINAGEIVTTGSWSPILQVLPGQTLSVDFETIGKVSCTFA, translated from the coding sequence ATGCATGCGGTATCACTCGACAATCTAGCGATCGCCTTGGCCAAAAACCGGGCGTCCGGAACGGTCTCCGGCCTGGCATTTGCCGGAATCGTGTCGAAACTGGAAGCGGCAGAGGTCCAGCTCGCCGCTCTCGACGCCTACAATGGCGATCGCAAGGGCTATGCACTGGCCGGCACCAATGCGGCCTGCCAGCGGATACTGGGCCTGCACGAACCCGTAATCGGCCCCATCGCCGCACGGGACATTTTTGATGGACATAGCCACATCCACCTGCCGCAGGGTGTTATCGGTGCGCAGTGCGAACTGACCTTCACCATTGGCAACAGCTTCCCTCTCAAGGGCGATGAAATCAGCCGGCCCGCCATCGCCGAGACGATCGTCGCCTGCCGCCCGACTATCGGCCTTGTGGGCCGCCGCGCGTTCGGCGCCCCTCATAATGACGTGATCGCCATTGCCGATTTCGGCCTGCATGTCGCCACCATCTGCGGCCCCGCCATGCGTGTCGATTGGGATGGCCTCGATCGGGTCGAGATGACGGCCCGCATCAACGGCGAAACGGTGGTGACAGCTAGGGGTAGCGCTGTTCTGGGCCATCCGCTCGAGGCGGTAGCGCTGCTGGCGCGTGAGCTGGCTCTCCAGGGCAAGCAGATCAATGCCGGCGAGATCGTAACCACCGGCTCGTGGTCGCCAATTCTGCAGGTCCTACCAGGACAAACGCTCTCGGTGGATTTCGAAACGATCGGCAAGGTCTCCTGCACCTTCGCGTAA
- a CDS encoding ABC transporter ATP-binding protein yields the protein MTTSSAPDSQPDVILSARGLTKRFAGFVAVNGVDLDVHRGSIHALIGPNGAGKTTCFNLLTKFLQPTSGTITLNGRDITQMPAASIARLGLVRSFQISAVFPKLTVLENVRIALQRRRGDSFDFWRSQTVLSQLDAEAMSRIDEVGLSSFTNETAGELSYGRKRALEIATTLALEPEMLLLDEPMAGMAQEDVARISTLIRKISANRTILMVEHNLSVVADLSDRITVLARGQVLAEGPYEAVSKDPRVVEAYIGAGHE from the coding sequence ATGACAACCAGCTCCGCCCCTGACAGTCAGCCCGACGTCATCCTGTCCGCCCGTGGCCTCACCAAGCGCTTCGCGGGCTTCGTCGCCGTGAACGGCGTCGATCTCGACGTCCACCGTGGTTCGATCCATGCCCTGATCGGCCCCAACGGCGCCGGCAAGACCACTTGCTTCAACCTCCTGACCAAGTTCCTGCAGCCCACCTCGGGCACGATCACCCTCAACGGCCGCGACATTACCCAGATGCCCGCAGCCAGCATTGCCCGCCTCGGCCTCGTCCGCTCGTTCCAGATATCCGCCGTCTTCCCCAAGCTGACCGTCCTCGAAAACGTACGCATCGCGCTCCAGCGCCGACGTGGCGACAGTTTCGATTTCTGGCGCTCGCAGACCGTGCTCTCCCAACTCGATGCCGAGGCTATGTCCCGTATCGATGAGGTAGGCCTGTCGAGCTTCACCAACGAGACCGCCGGCGAGCTCAGCTATGGCCGCAAGCGGGCGCTCGAAATCGCCACGACGCTGGCGCTCGAACCTGAAATGTTGCTGCTCGACGAGCCCATGGCCGGCATGGCGCAGGAAGACGTAGCCCGCATCTCCACGCTAATCCGCAAGATTTCGGCCAATCGCACCATCCTCATGGTCGAGCACAATCTTTCTGTCGTCGCCGATCTCTCCGATCGCATCACGGTACTCGCCCGTGGCCAGGTGCTGGCCGAGGGGCCCTACGAAGCCGTCTCCAAGGACCCGCGCGTGGTCGAAGCCTATATCGGAGCGGGCCATGAGTGA
- a CDS encoding acetyl-CoA C-acetyltransferase translates to MSDIVIVSAARTAVGSFMGALSTVPAHELGATAITAALARAGVAGDEVDELILGQVLTAGAGQNPARQAAMRAGVSQGATAWIVNQVCGSGLRAVALGMQQIATGDARIIVAGGQESMSLAPHCQHLRAPAKMGPITLVDTMTVDGLIDAFGGYHMGITAENVARQFGIDRATQDTFALASQQKAAAAQQAGRFTAEIAPVAVKTRKGEVVVDADEYIRADASAEALAKLRPAFDKDGTVTAGNASGLNDGAAALVLMHADEAARRGLTPLARIAGWATAGVDPSVMGTGPIPASTKALAKAGWNAADLDLIEANEAFAAQACAVNQAMGWDPARVNVNGGAIAIGHPIGASGARVLTTLLHELARRGGRKGLATLCVGGGMGVALCIERA, encoded by the coding sequence ATGAGCGATATCGTCATCGTCAGCGCCGCCCGCACCGCGGTCGGCAGTTTCATGGGCGCCCTCTCGACCGTGCCAGCGCACGAGCTCGGCGCCACCGCCATCACCGCAGCACTCGCCCGCGCTGGCGTGGCCGGCGACGAGGTCGATGAGCTCATCCTCGGTCAGGTGCTGACGGCGGGCGCAGGCCAGAATCCGGCCCGCCAGGCCGCCATGCGCGCCGGCGTCTCCCAGGGTGCAACGGCGTGGATCGTCAACCAGGTCTGCGGCTCAGGCCTGCGGGCCGTCGCCCTCGGCATGCAGCAGATCGCCACCGGCGATGCCCGCATCATCGTGGCGGGCGGACAGGAATCCATGTCGCTGGCGCCCCACTGCCAGCACTTGCGCGCTCCCGCGAAGATGGGGCCGATAACACTGGTCGATACCATGACGGTGGACGGGCTGATCGACGCCTTTGGCGGCTACCACATGGGCATCACCGCAGAGAATGTCGCTCGTCAGTTCGGCATCGACCGCGCCACGCAGGACACCTTCGCCCTCGCCTCCCAGCAAAAGGCCGCAGCCGCACAGCAGGCTGGTCGCTTCACCGCCGAAATCGCCCCTGTCGCCGTCAAGACGCGCAAGGGCGAGGTGGTGGTGGATGCCGACGAGTATATCCGCGCCGACGCCAGTGCCGAGGCCTTGGCCAAGCTGCGCCCGGCCTTTGACAAGGATGGCACGGTCACCGCCGGCAATGCCTCCGGCCTCAACGACGGCGCCGCCGCCCTGGTTTTGATGCATGCCGACGAAGCGGCGCGCCGCGGCCTGACCCCGCTCGCCCGCATCGCCGGCTGGGCCACCGCAGGCGTCGATCCGTCCGTGATGGGCACGGGCCCCATCCCCGCATCGACCAAGGCGCTGGCCAAGGCCGGCTGGAACGCCGCCGACCTTGACTTGATCGAAGCCAACGAGGCCTTCGCCGCCCAGGCCTGCGCTGTCAATCAGGCGATGGGCTGGGACCCCGCCAGGGTCAACGTCAATGGCGGCGCTATCGCCATTGGTCACCCCATTGGTGCATCGGGCGCACGCGTGCTGACCACGCTGCTCCACGAATTGGCGCGGCGCGGCGGGCGCAAGGGGCTGGCGACGCTCTGCGTCGGCGGCGGCATGGGCGTCGCGCTCTGCATCGAGCGAGCGTGA
- a CDS encoding aldo/keto reductase — translation MKTYELPQTGRSVSSVILGLMRIASMSNAEIQQLFGAARAAGVNVFDHADIYGGERHLCEARFGDAITLTAAERDQVVIQSKVGIRKGFFDFSGEHILRTVDESLAALRTDYLDLLLLHRPDTLVEPEDVASAFDKLKSTGKVRHFGVSNHTPGQIALLKTAVQQPLIVNQVQLSITHAPLIAAGVAANMAGLDQSIDRDNGLLDYSRLNGMMLQAWSPFQKGFFDGVFLGDRANYAELNDAIDELAKAYGVTPTGIAVAWITRHPANIQVVLGTTKPERVTESAAGSAVPLTREEWYRLFTAAGHILP, via the coding sequence ATGAAAACCTATGAACTGCCCCAGACCGGGCGCTCCGTTTCCAGCGTCATTCTTGGATTGATGCGGATCGCCTCGATGAGCAATGCCGAGATCCAGCAATTATTTGGCGCTGCGCGCGCGGCCGGCGTCAATGTCTTCGACCATGCCGATATCTATGGTGGCGAGCGTCACCTATGCGAGGCCCGCTTCGGCGACGCGATAACGCTGACTGCCGCGGAACGCGACCAGGTTGTCATCCAGAGCAAGGTCGGCATTCGGAAGGGTTTCTTCGACTTTTCGGGTGAACACATCCTGCGCACGGTCGATGAGTCGCTGGCGGCCCTGCGCACCGACTACCTCGATCTGCTGCTGCTGCACCGGCCCGACACGCTGGTTGAACCCGAAGACGTCGCGTCGGCCTTCGACAAGCTCAAGAGCACCGGCAAGGTCCGTCATTTCGGCGTGTCCAATCACACACCCGGCCAGATCGCGCTGCTCAAGACCGCCGTCCAGCAGCCGCTCATCGTCAACCAGGTGCAGTTGAGCATCACCCACGCGCCGCTCATTGCTGCGGGCGTCGCCGCCAACATGGCCGGGCTCGACCAGTCGATCGACCGCGACAACGGGCTGCTCGATTACTCCCGCCTCAACGGCATGATGCTGCAGGCCTGGTCGCCGTTCCAGAAGGGCTTCTTCGACGGGGTTTTCCTCGGCGACCGCGCAAACTACGCCGAACTCAACGACGCCATCGATGAACTGGCCAAGGCCTATGGCGTGACCCCGACCGGCATCGCCGTGGCCTGGATCACCCGCCACCCCGCCAATATCCAGGTGGTGCTTGGCACGACCAAGCCGGAGCGGGTCACCGAATCCGCTGCCGGTTCGGCCGTTCCGCTGACTCGCGAAGAATGGTATCGCCTGTTCACCGCCGCCGGTCACATCCTGCCCTGA
- a CDS encoding ABC transporter substrate-binding protein, producing MNFKTLILATATSLLLAGTAMAQTSVKIGVLNDRSGVYADLSGEGSVIAARMAVEDFDAAGKGITVEIISADHQNKPDVASTIARTWYDQDGVDLIVDVPTSSAAFAVNEVTREKNKIFMNSGAGSADLTGAQCSPNTVHWTYDTWALAHGTGSAMVAEGNTKWFFITADYAFGQALEKDTTAVVEAAGGEVLGAVRHPFPGTDFSSYLLQAQASGAQVIGLANAGGDTVNTIKQAAEFGITQAGQALAGLLIFITDINALGLETAQGLVLTESFYWDLNDETRAWSERFAAQHGGAKPTMVHAGVYASVLHYLKAVESTGGKETEALMAAMKATPTSDPLFGEGTIREDGRKIHDMYLFQVKSPAESTGPWDYYNLLATIPAAEAFRPLADGGCAFVSN from the coding sequence ATGAACTTCAAGACCCTGATACTGGCGACAGCCACCAGCCTGCTGCTGGCCGGCACGGCCATGGCCCAGACATCCGTCAAGATCGGCGTACTCAACGACCGCTCCGGCGTCTACGCCGACCTCAGCGGCGAGGGCTCGGTTATCGCCGCCCGCATGGCGGTGGAAGATTTCGATGCTGCCGGCAAAGGCATCACCGTCGAGATCATCTCGGCCGATCACCAGAACAAGCCCGACGTGGCGTCGACGATCGCCCGCACCTGGTATGATCAGGACGGCGTCGACCTGATCGTGGACGTGCCGACCTCCTCGGCCGCCTTCGCCGTCAATGAAGTGACCCGCGAAAAGAACAAGATCTTCATGAACTCGGGCGCCGGCTCGGCTGACCTGACCGGCGCACAGTGCTCGCCCAATACGGTCCACTGGACATACGACACCTGGGCTCTGGCCCATGGCACCGGCTCGGCCATGGTGGCGGAAGGCAATACCAAGTGGTTCTTCATCACCGCCGACTATGCCTTCGGCCAGGCTCTCGAGAAGGATACCACGGCCGTTGTCGAAGCTGCCGGCGGTGAAGTCCTGGGCGCCGTGCGCCATCCCTTCCCCGGCACCGATTTCTCGTCTTACCTGCTGCAGGCGCAAGCCTCTGGCGCTCAGGTGATCGGCCTCGCCAATGCCGGTGGCGACACCGTCAACACCATCAAGCAAGCTGCCGAATTCGGCATCACCCAGGCCGGCCAGGCGCTTGCGGGCCTCCTGATCTTCATCACCGACATCAATGCGCTGGGACTGGAAACGGCCCAGGGTCTGGTGCTGACCGAGAGCTTCTACTGGGACCTCAACGATGAGACCCGCGCCTGGTCGGAGCGCTTTGCTGCTCAACACGGCGGCGCCAAGCCAACCATGGTTCATGCCGGCGTCTATGCCAGTGTGCTGCACTATCTCAAGGCCGTTGAATCGACCGGTGGCAAGGAAACCGAAGCCCTGATGGCCGCGATGAAGGCCACCCCCACCAGCGACCCGCTGTTTGGCGAAGGCACGATCCGTGAAGACGGCCGCAAGATCCACGACATGTACCTGTTCCAGGTCAAGTCGCCGGCTGAATCGACCGGCCCATGGGACTACTACAATCTACTCGCCACCATCCCCGCTGCCGAAGCCTTCCGGCCGCTGGCCGATGGCGGCTGCGCCTTCGTCTCCAACTGA
- a CDS encoding ABC transporter ATP-binding protein encodes MSEAQTMTDSLLAVRDLNGWYDESHVLHGINFDVRPGEVVTLLGRNGAGKTTTLRAIMGILGKRQGSVRFDGRELIGLAPRQIAHAGIAFCPEERGIFSSLSVDENLMLPPQVKPGGLTREAVLEMFPNLRERLSSQGTKLSGGEQQMLAIGRILRTGAKFLLLDEPTEGLAPVIVQQIGRTLSQLKSQGFTIVLVEQNFRFAASVADRHYVVEQGRVIDTIPNADLAANMNKLHAYLGV; translated from the coding sequence ATGAGTGAGGCGCAGACCATGACCGACAGCTTGCTCGCCGTCCGCGACCTCAACGGCTGGTATGACGAAAGCCATGTTCTGCACGGCATCAACTTCGACGTGCGTCCCGGCGAGGTGGTCACCCTGCTCGGCCGCAATGGCGCCGGCAAGACCACGACGCTCCGCGCCATCATGGGCATTCTGGGCAAGCGCCAGGGCTCGGTGCGCTTCGATGGCCGCGAGCTGATCGGCCTCGCGCCACGCCAGATCGCCCATGCCGGCATCGCCTTCTGCCCCGAGGAGCGCGGCATCTTTTCGAGCCTCTCGGTCGACGAAAACCTCATGCTGCCGCCGCAGGTCAAGCCGGGCGGGCTGACGCGCGAGGCGGTGCTCGAAATGTTCCCCAATCTGCGCGAGCGGCTCTCCAGCCAGGGCACCAAGCTCTCGGGCGGTGAACAGCAGATGCTGGCCATCGGCCGCATCCTGCGCACTGGCGCCAAATTCCTGCTGCTCGACGAACCCACCGAGGGCCTCGCCCCGGTGATCGTGCAGCAGATCGGCCGCACCCTGAGCCAGCTCAAGAGCCAGGGCTTCACCATCGTGCTGGTCGAACAGAACTTCCGCTTCGCGGCCTCGGTCGCGGATCGGCACTACGTGGTCGAACAGGGGCGGGTGATCGACACCATCCCCAATGCCGACCTCGCCGCCAACATGAACAAGCTGCACGCCTATCTGGGCGTCTAG
- a CDS encoding 3-hydroxybutyrate dehydrogenase: MTTKRVALVTGSTSGIGLSIASKFAAMGYDVAINSFEPEAAVADIMRAVAGNGGSVRYFHSDLSLNGGGYDLVGSVVATFGQLDVLVNNAGVQKVAPIEELPAADWDRIVAVSLDSAFHTIRAALPGMVERGWGRIINIASAHGLRASPFKSAYVATKHAVVGLTKAVALETAEKGITVNAICPGYVWTPLVAAQVADQARVHAMSEDEVVREVILAPQPTRQFVQPEEIAELAAYLCGDLARSITGSAISIDGGWTAK, translated from the coding sequence ATGACGACAAAGCGCGTGGCATTGGTCACCGGCTCGACGAGCGGCATTGGCCTCTCGATTGCCAGCAAGTTCGCGGCTATGGGCTATGATGTCGCCATCAACAGCTTCGAGCCCGAAGCTGCCGTGGCCGATATCATGCGTGCCGTTGCCGGCAACGGCGGCAGCGTGCGCTACTTCCATTCCGATCTCTCGCTCAATGGCGGCGGCTATGACTTGGTCGGCTCCGTCGTCGCCACGTTTGGCCAGCTCGATGTGCTGGTCAATAATGCCGGTGTGCAGAAGGTCGCCCCCATCGAAGAACTGCCCGCAGCCGATTGGGACCGCATTGTCGCGGTGAGCCTCGATTCCGCCTTCCACACCATCCGCGCCGCGCTGCCCGGCATGGTCGAACGCGGCTGGGGCCGCATCATCAACATCGCCTCCGCTCATGGGCTGCGCGCGTCTCCGTTTAAATCGGCCTATGTCGCCACCAAGCATGCCGTGGTGGGCCTGACCAAGGCCGTGGCACTGGAAACCGCCGAAAAGGGCATTACCGTTAACGCTATCTGTCCGGGCTATGTGTGGACGCCGCTGGTGGCCGCCCAGGTCGCCGACCAGGCTCGGGTCCACGCCATGAGTGAAGACGAGGTCGTGCGCGAGGTCATCCTGGCACCCCAGCCAACACGCCAATTCGTGCAGCCCGAGGAAATTGCCGAACTGGCAGCCTACCTCTGCGGCGATCTGGCTCGCTCGATCACCGGCTCGGCAATTTCCATCGACGGCGGTTGGACAGCGAAATGA